In Corticium candelabrum chromosome 1, ooCorCand1.1, whole genome shotgun sequence, the genomic stretch ATCAGTGATCGAGTGTGATCGGGGGCAACGAGGGACGACGGATTAGATCGTCTTGCGACGTTGTAATCAGGAAGGCAAACGTTCGCTTGCTATAGACCAGCAATCGCCAGCGCCCACGTCCACGAATCTATCCTCACACCGTGATGGACGAGATGGCGGATAGCGTCGACTCTCTCTCGTGCTACTGCGGGATatcaacaataaaacaattgTCAGACTGTGTAGCCGCCTCTGAGGACGCGACGGCAGGACTAGGCGTACTAGAACCTACCGAAATGCATCAGACATGTTGGGACGGATATCGGATGGCGACGTTTGGAGAGATGGGCAGCGGATTTGAATCGTTTTGTGATATGCTGATTGGCAAAGGGCAGAGCAAAAGCGACCAATCGGCGAAACGAGAGCGTTCCTGTTCGTTGTGTATGAACTTGAGATTCGATCGAGATAGTGATACTCCTGGTGTTTGTCTTCAGTTGTCTGGCATCGGGCAGTGTACTGATGAGGCAAATAGACTGTCGACTGAAGACCTACTAACAATGTTTCCGTCGTGGAGGCTTGCACCGTTGCTACGAAATGGATCCGGGCACGTGCAGACTGTCGATCCCCGAGGCATGTGATCCTACAGTATCGAGATTTCGTTGGATTTAATGTTGTCACGTGTTACGTTCTGTAGATCTCTCGTGTCTTCGCAATGATCGTGTGAGGAGTGTTCAGGATGTCGACGACGCGTTTGCGATTCGCTTGGGTATGCTTTTGTGCGAGACGGTCGTCCTCGTTCACGATGGTGACTGCCTTTACAGTCTGCATCAGAATGTCGAGGAGCTATTGTCACACCTCAACTCTGTAGCTCAAATAGAAAGGCAGGAGGAGGGCCAAAAGTCCAGAGGAGTCGTTCGATGTACGAGAGACGTATTTGTAGTGGTGAACTTTAAAAACAGATCGGCTGCTTCTAGTGAACATGTAaacttgatatcaatgttATCTTTATTTATGGTTAATAAACGATGGTTTAATAATGTGTAGAAATTTCATTATTTCATGGATGCGAGTCGATTGAGGTGGACAGTCCGACGAGGACGTGGACAGAAGGTCACGTTCAGACTGTATAACGAGACAAAGGTATTGTCGGATCCTTCGTATTCTGTGGCAATATATTATGTCGCCTGGTTCAACGACTCTGCACCTTCAGAGCTGGAACGAGATATTGGCATCTCGGTGATTAGTTACATC encodes the following:
- the LOC134185182 gene encoding uncharacterized protein LOC134185182, with product MDEMADSVDSLSCYCGISTIKQLSDCVAASEDATAGLGVLEPTEMHQTCWDGYRMATFGEMGSGFESFCDMLIGKGQSKSDQSAKRERSCSLCMNLRFDRDSDTPGVCLQLSGIGQCTDEANRLSTEDLLTMFPSWRLAPLLRNGSGHVQTVDPRDLSCLRNDRVRSVQDVDDAFAIRLGMLLCETVVLVHDGDCLYSLHQNVEELLSHLNSVAQIERQEEGQKSRGVVRCTRDVFVVVNFKNRSAASSEHKFHYFMDASRLRWTVRRGRGQKVTFRLYNETKVLSDPSYSVAIYYVAWFNDSAPSELERDIGISVISYIKDNITPQGYYTSLGTSPFSPLEKAASLLLPSFVCGNPSVTIRESRVRKLKRQQFYSFYSSQQLKRRLDVMIDRDPLPDHQDLGILSVDYTSPDLQINSQLRDARFVVELAYAKDIAVKRTDVLSSGETEYYIIQATYERPGRADRCLFNKLLKVDGTYVYKGYKTEGTRVSFIFAKYAS